In Monodelphis domestica isolate mMonDom1 chromosome 3, mMonDom1.pri, whole genome shotgun sequence, the following proteins share a genomic window:
- the THAP7 gene encoding THAP domain-containing protein 7 — protein sequence MPRHCSAAGCCTRDTRETRTRGISFHRLPKKDNPRRGLWLANCRRLDPSGQGLWDPASEYIYFCSKHFEENCFELVGISGYHRLKEGAVPTIFESFSKLRRTSKAKTHGFHPGSPDLARLRRRRRRCSAGLPPPPPVNSTLVNGPAPGDVPCFPGEELPAPEGPAPPESLPALPPSPAPSGLVSPFSDLLEPLAPHGEEASCATPPSPEQEPSPSTARPVSPSAYMLRLPPPAGAYIQSEHSYQVGSALLWKRRAEAALDALDKAQRQLQACKRREQRLRLRIARLQQERVRDKRAQGDARQAPKEHSQGFEPQ from the exons ATGCCCCGGCACTGCTCGGCCGCGGGCTGCTGCACCCGCGACACGCGCGAGACCCGGACCCGCGGGATCTCTTTCCACAG GCTGCCCAAGAAGGACAACCCCCGACGTGGACTCTGGCTGGCCAACTGCCGGCGGCTGGACCCCAGCGGGCAGGGGCTCTGGGACCCCGCGTCCGAGTACATCTACTTCTGCTCCAAACACTTCGAGGAGAACTGCTTTGAGCTGGTGGGGATCAG tgGCTATCATAGGCTAAAGGAAGGGGCCGTCCCCACCATATTCGAGTCTTTCTCCAAGCTGCGGCGGACTTCCAAAGCCAAGACGCATGGGTTCCACCCAGGCTCTCCCGATCTTGCCCGACTCAGGAGACGCAGACGCCG CTGTTCTGCCGGCCTGCCGCCCCCTCCCCCTGTAAATAGCACCCTGGTGAACGGGCCGGCTCCTGGTGATGTCCCCTGCTTCCCCGGGGAAGAGCTGCCTGCCCCCGAAGGCCCCGCTCCCCCAGAGAGCCTGCCGGCCCTGCCACCCTCACCGGCTCCCAGCGGCCTCGTGAGCCCCTTCTCTGACCTCCTGGAGCCCCTGGCACCCCACGGGGAGGAAGCGAGCTGCGCGACACCCCCCTCCCCCGAGCAGGAGCCCTCACCCTCCACGGCCCGGCCCGTGTCCCCCTCAGCCTACATGCTGCGGCTGCCCCCGCCGGCCGGGGCCTACATCCAGAGCGAGCACAGCTACCAGGTGGGCAGCGCGCTGCTGTGGAAGAGGCGGGCTGAGGCGGCCCTGGACGCCCTGGACAAAGCCCAGCGCCAGCTACAGGCCTGCAAGCGCCGAGAGCAGCGTCTGCGCCTGAGGATCGCTCGGCTGCAGCAGGAGCGAGTGCGAGACAAGCGGGCCCAGGGGGATGCCCGGCAGGCCCCGAAAGAGCACTCACAAGGCTTCGAACCACAGTGA
- the LZTR1 gene encoding leucine-zipper-like transcriptional regulator 1 isoform X1: protein MAAAPGGGCSGPGSSSGSISGSGTGAAAAARPKVAPSVDFDHSCSDSVEYLTLNFGPFETVHRWRRLPPCDEFVGARRSKHTVVAYKDAIYVFGGDNGKTMLNDLLRFDVKDCSWCRAFTTGTPPAPRYHHSAVVYGSSMFVFGGYTGDIYSNSNLKNKNDLFEYKFATGQWAEWKIEGRLPVARSAHGATVYSDKLWIFAGYDGNARLSDMWTIGLQDRELTCWEEIEQSGEIPPSCCNFPVAVCRDKMFVFSGQSGAKITNNLFQFEFRDKVWTRIPTEHLLRGSPPPPQRRYGHTMVAFDRHLYVFGGAADNTLPNELHCYDVDFQTWEVIRPSPDSELPSGRLFHAAAVISDAMYIFGGTVDNNIRSGEMYRFQFSCYPKCTLHEDYGRLWESRQFSDMEFILGEKEERVRGHIAIVTARCKWLRKKITQARERARQKSRPEAEEEGPGPGPPRPSLLEVAIREAEAQPFEVLMQFLYTDKIKYPRKGRVQDVLLIMDVYKLALSFQLCRLEQLCLQYIEASVDLQNVLAVCESASKLQLDQLKEHCLNFVVKESHFNQVIMMKEFEHLSSSLIVEIVRRKQQPPIRAHCEQPVDIGTSLIQDMKACLEGAGTDFCDITLLLDGHPRPAHKAILAARSSYFEAMFRSFMPEDGQVNISIGEMVPSKQAFESMLRYIYYGEVDMPPEDSLYLFAAPYYYGFYNNRLQAYCRQNLEMNVTVENVLQILEAADKTQALDMKRHCLHIIVHQFTKVSKLPNLRALSQPLLVDIIESLATHISDKQCAELGSDI, encoded by the exons ATGGCGGCGGCGCCGGGCGGCGGCTGCTCCGGCCCTGGCTCCAGCTCCGGATCCATCTCTGGCTCCGGTACAGGGGCTGCTGCGGCCGCGCGACCCAAGGTGGCCCCGAGCGTGGACTTTGACCACAGCTGCTCGGATAGCGTGGAGTATCTGACTCTCAACTTCGGGCCCTTCGAGACTGTGCACCGATGGCGCCGCCTACCGCCCTGCGACGAGTTCGTGGGCGCGCG GCGCAGCAAGCACACAGTGGTGGCTTATAAGGATGCCATCTACGTGTTTGGAGGCGACAATGG AAAGACGATGCTGAACGACCTGCTGCGCTTCGACGTCAAGGACTGCTCGTGGTGCAG GGCCTTCACCACCGGGACGCCGCCGGCCCCCCGCTACCACCACTCGGCCGTCGTCTACGGGAGCAGCATGTTTGTGTTTG GCGGCTACACGGGCGACATTTACTCCAACTCCAACCTGAAGAACAAGAACGACCTGTTCGAGTACAAGTTCGCCACCGGCCAGTGGGCGGAGTGGAAGATCGAAGGGAG GTTACCTGTGGCGAGGTCGGCACACGGGGCGACCGTGTACAGCGACAAGCTGTGGATCTTCGCAGGCTACGACGGCAATGCCCG GCTAAGTGACATGTGGACGATCGGCCTTCAGGACCGAGAGCTGACCTGCTGGGAAGAG ATCGAGCAGAGCGGCGAGATCCCCCCTTCCTGCTGCAACTTCCCCGTGGCCGTGTGCAGGGACAAGATGTTCGTGTTCTCGGGCCAGAGCGGCGCCAAGATCACCAACAACCTCTTCCAGTTCGAGTTCCGGGACAAAGT CTGGACCCGCATCCCCACCGAGCACCTGCTGCGGGGCTCGCCCCCGCCCCCGCAGCGGAGGTACGGGCACACCATGGTTGCCTTCGACCGGCACCTCTACGTGTTCGGGGGGGCGGCCGACAACACCCTCCCCAACGAGCTTCACTGCTACGACGTGGACTTCCAGACGTGGGAGGTCATCCGGCCGAGCCCCGACAGCGAG CTGCCCAGCGGGAGGCTGTTCCACGCGGCCGCCGTCATCTCGGACGCCATGTACATCTTCGGGGGCACCGTGGACAACAACATCCGCAGCGGGGAGATGTACCGATTTCAG TTCTCCTGCTACCCCAAGTGCACGCTGCACGAGGACTACGGGCGCCTGTGGGAGAGCCGCCAGTTCAGCGACATGGAGTTCATCCTGGGAGAG AAGGAGGAGCGGGTTCGAGGACACATCGCGATCGTCACAGCTCGGTGCAAGTGGCTGCGGAAGAAGATAACGCAGGCCCGGGAGCGAGCGCGGCAG AAGTCCAGGCCGGAGGCCGAGGAGGAAGGGCCAGGGCCGGGGCCACCGCGGCCTTCCCTGCTGGAGGTGGCCATCCGCGAGGCCGAGGCGCAGCCCTTCGAGGTGCTCATGCAGTTCCTGTACACCGACAAGATCAAGTACCCCCGCAAGG GCCGCGTGCAGGATGTGCTGCTCATCATGGACGTGTACAAGCTGGCGCTGAGCTTCCAGCTGTGCCGCCTGGAGCAGCTGTGCCTGCAGTACATCGAGGCCTCGGTGGACCTGCAGAACGTCCTGGCCGTGTGCGAGAGCGCCAGCAAGCTGCAGCTGGACCAGCTCAAG GAGCACTGCCTCAACTTCGTGGTGAAGGAGTCCCACTTCAACCAGGTGATCATGATGAAGGAGTTCGAGCACCTCTCGTCCTCCCTCATCGTGGAGATCGTGCGACGGAAGCAGCAGCCGCCCATCCGGGCGCACTGCGAACAGCCCGTGGACATAG GCACGTCGCTCATCCAGGACATGAAGGCCTGCTTGGAGGGGGCGGGGACGGACTTCTGCGACATCACCCTGCTCCTGGACGGCCACCCGAGGCCGGCCCACAAGGCCATCCTGGCCGCGCGCTCCAG TTACTTCGAAGCCATGTTCCGATCCTTCATGCCCGAGGACGGGCAGGTGAACATCTCCATCGGGGAGATGGTGCCCAGCAAGCAGGCCTTCGAGTCCATGCTGCGCTACATCTACTACGGGGAGGTGGACATGCCGCCCGAGGACTCGCT CTACCTCTTTGCTGCGCCCTACTACTACGGCTTCTACAACAACCGGCTCCAGGCCTACTGCAGGCAGAACCTGGAGATGAACGTGACGGTGGAGAACGTGCTCCAG ATTCTAGAGGCTGCCGACAAGACGCAGGCGCTGGACATGAAGCGGCATTGCCTGCACATCATCGTGCACCAGTTCACCAAG GTTTCCAAGCTGCCCAACCTCCGAGCCCTGAGCCAGCCGCTCCTCGTGGACATCATCGAGTCTTTGGCCACTCACATATCTGACAAGCAGTGCGCCGAGCTGGGCTCCGACATATGA
- the LZTR1 gene encoding leucine-zipper-like transcriptional regulator 1 isoform X2, protein MPSTCLEATMGRKTMLNDLLRFDVKDCSWCRAFTTGTPPAPRYHHSAVVYGSSMFVFGGYTGDIYSNSNLKNKNDLFEYKFATGQWAEWKIEGRLPVARSAHGATVYSDKLWIFAGYDGNARLSDMWTIGLQDRELTCWEEIEQSGEIPPSCCNFPVAVCRDKMFVFSGQSGAKITNNLFQFEFRDKVWTRIPTEHLLRGSPPPPQRRYGHTMVAFDRHLYVFGGAADNTLPNELHCYDVDFQTWEVIRPSPDSELPSGRLFHAAAVISDAMYIFGGTVDNNIRSGEMYRFQFSCYPKCTLHEDYGRLWESRQFSDMEFILGEKEERVRGHIAIVTARCKWLRKKITQARERARQKSRPEAEEEGPGPGPPRPSLLEVAIREAEAQPFEVLMQFLYTDKIKYPRKGRVQDVLLIMDVYKLALSFQLCRLEQLCLQYIEASVDLQNVLAVCESASKLQLDQLKEHCLNFVVKESHFNQVIMMKEFEHLSSSLIVEIVRRKQQPPIRAHCEQPVDIGTSLIQDMKACLEGAGTDFCDITLLLDGHPRPAHKAILAARSSYFEAMFRSFMPEDGQVNISIGEMVPSKQAFESMLRYIYYGEVDMPPEDSLYLFAAPYYYGFYNNRLQAYCRQNLEMNVTVENVLQILEAADKTQALDMKRHCLHIIVHQFTKVSKLPNLRALSQPLLVDIIESLATHISDKQCAELGSDI, encoded by the exons ATGCCATCTACGTGTTTGGAGGCGACAATGGGTAG AAAGACGATGCTGAACGACCTGCTGCGCTTCGACGTCAAGGACTGCTCGTGGTGCAG GGCCTTCACCACCGGGACGCCGCCGGCCCCCCGCTACCACCACTCGGCCGTCGTCTACGGGAGCAGCATGTTTGTGTTTG GCGGCTACACGGGCGACATTTACTCCAACTCCAACCTGAAGAACAAGAACGACCTGTTCGAGTACAAGTTCGCCACCGGCCAGTGGGCGGAGTGGAAGATCGAAGGGAG GTTACCTGTGGCGAGGTCGGCACACGGGGCGACCGTGTACAGCGACAAGCTGTGGATCTTCGCAGGCTACGACGGCAATGCCCG GCTAAGTGACATGTGGACGATCGGCCTTCAGGACCGAGAGCTGACCTGCTGGGAAGAG ATCGAGCAGAGCGGCGAGATCCCCCCTTCCTGCTGCAACTTCCCCGTGGCCGTGTGCAGGGACAAGATGTTCGTGTTCTCGGGCCAGAGCGGCGCCAAGATCACCAACAACCTCTTCCAGTTCGAGTTCCGGGACAAAGT CTGGACCCGCATCCCCACCGAGCACCTGCTGCGGGGCTCGCCCCCGCCCCCGCAGCGGAGGTACGGGCACACCATGGTTGCCTTCGACCGGCACCTCTACGTGTTCGGGGGGGCGGCCGACAACACCCTCCCCAACGAGCTTCACTGCTACGACGTGGACTTCCAGACGTGGGAGGTCATCCGGCCGAGCCCCGACAGCGAG CTGCCCAGCGGGAGGCTGTTCCACGCGGCCGCCGTCATCTCGGACGCCATGTACATCTTCGGGGGCACCGTGGACAACAACATCCGCAGCGGGGAGATGTACCGATTTCAG TTCTCCTGCTACCCCAAGTGCACGCTGCACGAGGACTACGGGCGCCTGTGGGAGAGCCGCCAGTTCAGCGACATGGAGTTCATCCTGGGAGAG AAGGAGGAGCGGGTTCGAGGACACATCGCGATCGTCACAGCTCGGTGCAAGTGGCTGCGGAAGAAGATAACGCAGGCCCGGGAGCGAGCGCGGCAG AAGTCCAGGCCGGAGGCCGAGGAGGAAGGGCCAGGGCCGGGGCCACCGCGGCCTTCCCTGCTGGAGGTGGCCATCCGCGAGGCCGAGGCGCAGCCCTTCGAGGTGCTCATGCAGTTCCTGTACACCGACAAGATCAAGTACCCCCGCAAGG GCCGCGTGCAGGATGTGCTGCTCATCATGGACGTGTACAAGCTGGCGCTGAGCTTCCAGCTGTGCCGCCTGGAGCAGCTGTGCCTGCAGTACATCGAGGCCTCGGTGGACCTGCAGAACGTCCTGGCCGTGTGCGAGAGCGCCAGCAAGCTGCAGCTGGACCAGCTCAAG GAGCACTGCCTCAACTTCGTGGTGAAGGAGTCCCACTTCAACCAGGTGATCATGATGAAGGAGTTCGAGCACCTCTCGTCCTCCCTCATCGTGGAGATCGTGCGACGGAAGCAGCAGCCGCCCATCCGGGCGCACTGCGAACAGCCCGTGGACATAG GCACGTCGCTCATCCAGGACATGAAGGCCTGCTTGGAGGGGGCGGGGACGGACTTCTGCGACATCACCCTGCTCCTGGACGGCCACCCGAGGCCGGCCCACAAGGCCATCCTGGCCGCGCGCTCCAG TTACTTCGAAGCCATGTTCCGATCCTTCATGCCCGAGGACGGGCAGGTGAACATCTCCATCGGGGAGATGGTGCCCAGCAAGCAGGCCTTCGAGTCCATGCTGCGCTACATCTACTACGGGGAGGTGGACATGCCGCCCGAGGACTCGCT CTACCTCTTTGCTGCGCCCTACTACTACGGCTTCTACAACAACCGGCTCCAGGCCTACTGCAGGCAGAACCTGGAGATGAACGTGACGGTGGAGAACGTGCTCCAG ATTCTAGAGGCTGCCGACAAGACGCAGGCGCTGGACATGAAGCGGCATTGCCTGCACATCATCGTGCACCAGTTCACCAAG GTTTCCAAGCTGCCCAACCTCCGAGCCCTGAGCCAGCCGCTCCTCGTGGACATCATCGAGTCTTTGGCCACTCACATATCTGACAAGCAGTGCGCCGAGCTGGGCTCCGACATATGA